In Helianthus annuus cultivar XRQ/B chromosome 8, HanXRQr2.0-SUNRISE, whole genome shotgun sequence, a single genomic region encodes these proteins:
- the LOC110873223 gene encoding zinc finger protein CONSTANS-LIKE 8 has protein sequence MGTNSLLKSPKQEEQLVPDSLIAEFFDNDNNNDNPPEFKGNLGIKEGESQEGVMRNTYDEFSWDHLIQWDDITKNEEDQASRVCDQDKTEYQDGNFVNLIGNIKREIFGLWEADEEDEDEEEDEKKTCLNLSLNYQEVIDAWSDRGPCRADDFTHSIFDNRYMGEVPVMEEAKTKREASVLKYKKKRQNRLYSRKIRYQVRKLNADKRPRLKGRFVKRE, from the exons ATGGGGACAAATTCTTTGTTAAAATCTCCAAAGCAAGAAGAACAACTTGTCCCGGATTCTTTAATTGCCGAGTTCTTCGATAACGATAACAACAACGACAATCCTCCCGAGTTCAAGGGCAATTTGGGTATTAAAGAGGGAGAGAGTCAAGAAGGTGTTATGAGAAACACATATGATGAATTTAGTTGGGATCATTTGATACAATGGGACGACATCACAAAGAACGAGGAAGATCAAGCTTCGAGAGTTTGCGATCAAGACAAAACGGAGTATCAAGATGGTAATTTTGTCAATTTGATTGGAAACATAAAGAGAGAGATTTTCGGGCTTTGGGAAGCagacgaagaagatgaagatgaagaagaagatgagaagAAAACGTGTTTGAACTTGAGCTTAAATTACCAAGAGGTTATCGATGCATGGTCTGACCGTGGTCCTTGTCGGGCCGATGATTTTACTCATTCGATATTCGACAATAGATAT ATGGGAGAAGTGCCTGTGATGGAAGAAGCCAAAACCAAAAGGGAAGCAAGTGTTCTCAAATACAAAAAGAAACGTCAAAACAGACTCTACTCTAGAAAGATAAGATATCAAGTTCGAAAACTCAATGCGGATAAAAGACCAAGACTCAAG GGAAGATTTGTGAAAAGGGAATAA